In Sebaldella termitidis ATCC 33386, one DNA window encodes the following:
- the atpB gene encoding F0F1 ATP synthase subunit A, whose protein sequence is MKKMMRVVGILLAAMLVINLILWGLQYILPIRYVTPPLIEGPKVFWSLTIGGLVFNINQTIVTTWIVMAILITVLAIGTRNLSVENPGRFQVVLEMLYSFIENMFLANFGKYKKTFVSFITALFSFIFLCNLISFFLPFIPLVEKLPGGGYSISPFLRSPTADMNTTVGLALLVVVIFLSCAIKTEGVTGYLKGLASPTPVLLVINIIGEIAKPINTSMRLFGNMFAGIIIMGLLYGLTINVAGHLFAFAPGWVAFLHLYFDLFTGTIQSFVFVVLSSVYISETLSDKDDEEEVPLVAAAH, encoded by the coding sequence ATGAAAAAAATGATGAGAGTAGTAGGAATTTTATTAGCAGCTATGCTGGTGATAAACCTTATACTATGGGGTTTACAGTATATACTGCCGATAAGGTATGTAACACCTCCGCTTATAGAGGGACCTAAAGTATTCTGGTCACTGACAATCGGCGGACTGGTATTCAACATAAACCAGACGATAGTAACAACATGGATTGTAATGGCGATTCTGATTACTGTACTGGCAATAGGAACAAGGAATTTAAGCGTGGAAAATCCTGGCAGGTTTCAGGTAGTTTTGGAAATGCTGTATTCATTTATTGAAAATATGTTTCTTGCTAACTTCGGTAAATATAAGAAGACATTTGTGTCCTTTATCACAGCATTGTTTTCATTTATATTTTTATGTAATCTGATTTCGTTTTTTCTTCCGTTTATACCGCTTGTTGAAAAGCTTCCTGGCGGAGGATACAGTATATCGCCGTTTTTGAGAAGCCCGACTGCTGATATGAATACAACAGTGGGACTGGCGTTACTGGTAGTAGTGATATTCCTGTCCTGTGCAATAAAAACAGAGGGAGTAACAGGATATCTGAAAGGTCTTGCATCACCGACACCGGTGCTTCTGGTAATTAATATTATCGGAGAGATTGCAAAACCGATTAATACGTCTATGCGGCTTTTTGGTAACATGTTTGCTGGAATAATAATAATGGGACTGCTTTACGGATTAACAATAAACGTGGCCGGTCACTTGTTTGCATTTGCCCCCGGCTGGGTGGCGTTTTTACATCTTTACTTTGATCTTTTCACGGGAACAATACAGAGTTTTGTATTCGTGGTACTGTCTTCGGTTTATATATCCGAAACACTGAGTGATAAGGATGACGAAGAGGAAGTTCCGCTTGTGGCGGCAGCACATTAA
- the atpE gene encoding ATP synthase F0 subunit C, which yields MADLMQAAALLGAGVAMIGGIGAGVGQGFATGKAVEAVSRQPEAKQDILQVLFIGCAIAESTGIYSLVIAFLLIFMKG from the coding sequence ATGGCAGATTTAATGCAGGCAGCAGCTTTATTAGGTGCAGGAGTAGCAATGATAGGTGGAATCGGAGCTGGAGTAGGGCAAGGATTTGCAACAGGGAAGGCAGTTGAAGCAGTATCAAGACAGCCGGAAGCTAAACAGGATATATTACAGGTTTTATTTATAGGGTGTGCGATCGCCGAATCAACAGGAATTTATTCATTAGTTATAGCGTTCCTTTTAATATTCATGAAAGGATAA
- the atpF gene encoding F0F1 ATP synthase subunit B yields MENGSNLITLDLSMLLQIINFLILVYVFWRLFGKKIGPILDERKKIVTSKLLEAEEERTNARKATAEASELKREAKKRANEILIRAEISADERKERIIKEANQSREKMLTTAEIDIEKMKQNASKELQKEVSSLAVTLAEKILKENIDKDGDKIINNFIEEVGE; encoded by the coding sequence ATGGAAAACGGATCAAATTTAATCACATTAGATCTTTCGATGCTTCTTCAAATTATAAACTTTCTGATCTTAGTTTATGTATTCTGGAGGTTATTTGGAAAAAAAATAGGACCGATTTTGGATGAGAGAAAGAAAATAGTTACCAGTAAATTGTTAGAAGCAGAGGAAGAAAGAACCAATGCCAGAAAAGCAACTGCTGAAGCTAGTGAATTAAAAAGAGAAGCAAAAAAAAGAGCTAATGAAATACTTATCAGAGCTGAAATATCAGCAGATGAGCGAAAAGAAAGAATAATAAAAGAAGCTAATCAGAGCAGAGAAAAAATGCTTACAACAGCTGAAATAGATATAGAAAAAATGAAACAGAATGCATCTAAGGAACTGCAGAAAGAGGTTTCCAGTCTGGCAGTTACGCTGGCTGAAAAGATACTTAAAGAAAACATAGATAAAGACGGAGATAAGATAATAAATAATTTTATTGAAGAAGTAGGAGAGTAA
- the atpH gene encoding ATP synthase F1 subunit delta, which translates to MYEADIAKRYAEAVYGVAKEKDKVKEIYDMLNSLMELYINDSEFRNFMLHPLIENSEKKDFLGKIFTDADDITMNIIDYLVDKDRIEIIRYIVSEYLKLYYLENNEVEVTGIFSKELSEEQFDLLKSKLEKKVGKKIILKIEVNKDIIGGGIVKMGDQIIDGSIKRQIENIKNTF; encoded by the coding sequence ATGTATGAGGCAGATATAGCAAAACGATATGCTGAAGCAGTATATGGGGTTGCTAAAGAAAAAGATAAAGTAAAAGAAATATATGATATGCTGAATTCTCTTATGGAACTATATATAAACGATTCGGAATTTAGAAATTTCATGTTGCATCCGCTGATAGAGAATAGTGAAAAGAAAGATTTTCTGGGTAAAATTTTTACAGACGCAGATGATATTACAATGAACATAATTGATTATCTTGTGGATAAAGACAGAATAGAGATAATAAGATATATTGTTTCCGAATATCTAAAGCTTTATTATCTGGAAAATAACGAAGTAGAGGTCACTGGTATTTTCAGCAAAGAATTAAGTGAAGAACAGTTTGACCTGCTTAAAAGTAAATTAGAAAAAAAAGTGGGAAAAAAAATAATTTTGAAAATAGAAGTAAACAAGGATATTATTGGCGGTGGAATAGTGAAAATGGGAGATCAAATAATTGATGGCTCAATAAAACGTCAAATAGAAAATATAAAAAATACTTTCTAG
- the atpA gene encoding F0F1 ATP synthase subunit alpha, whose product MKIRPEEVSKIIKTEIENYKTSLDIASVGTVVEVGDGIARVYGLQNAMQGELLEFPNNVMGMVLNLEENNVGAVLLGDFSLIKEGDTVRSTGKITQVPAGEAMLGRVVDPLGNPIDGKGPIEASRFMELERKAYGIIDRQPVTEPLQTGIKAIDGMIPIGKGQRELIIGDRQTGKTAVAVDAIVNQKGNDVYCIYVAIGQKRSTVAGLHQKLIDSGAMEYTTIVAATASESASLQYLAPYAGVSMAEYFMEQGKHVLIVYDDLSKHAVAYREMSLLLKRPPGREAYPGDIFYLHSRLLERAAKLSDELGAGSITALPIVETQAGDVSAYIPTNIISITDGQIFLESDLFNAGFRPAINAGISVSRVGGSAQIKAMKQVASQVKLELAQYTELLAFAQFGSDLDKATRDQLNRGAKIMEVLKQPQYDPYPVEEQVVSFFAVTGGYLDAVEKENVTTFEKELLKSMRNNTDILVRIKEKKALDDGLKKELADFIKNFKDNFEQ is encoded by the coding sequence TTGAAAATTAGGCCAGAAGAGGTTAGCAAGATCATAAAAACAGAAATAGAAAATTACAAAACATCATTAGATATAGCAAGTGTAGGAACAGTGGTAGAAGTAGGAGATGGTATAGCAAGAGTATATGGACTTCAGAATGCCATGCAGGGAGAACTCCTTGAATTCCCCAATAATGTAATGGGAATGGTTCTTAACTTAGAAGAAAACAACGTGGGAGCTGTTCTCCTTGGTGATTTTTCACTTATAAAAGAAGGAGATACAGTAAGATCAACCGGGAAAATTACTCAGGTTCCTGCAGGAGAAGCTATGCTCGGAAGAGTAGTAGATCCTTTAGGGAATCCTATCGACGGTAAAGGACCGATAGAAGCCTCGAGATTTATGGAACTTGAAAGAAAAGCTTATGGAATAATAGATAGACAGCCGGTTACAGAACCGCTGCAGACAGGAATAAAGGCAATAGATGGAATGATACCGATAGGTAAAGGACAGAGAGAATTAATAATAGGTGACAGACAGACAGGTAAAACTGCAGTTGCTGTAGATGCCATTGTTAACCAAAAGGGAAATGACGTTTATTGTATATATGTAGCAATAGGACAAAAAAGATCAACAGTAGCAGGATTACATCAAAAGCTTATAGACAGCGGTGCTATGGAATATACAACAATAGTTGCTGCAACAGCATCAGAATCAGCTTCGCTTCAGTACCTTGCACCTTATGCAGGAGTATCAATGGCGGAATACTTTATGGAGCAGGGAAAACACGTTCTGATAGTATATGATGATTTATCAAAGCATGCCGTAGCATACAGAGAGATGTCGCTGTTATTAAAAAGACCGCCGGGAAGGGAAGCTTATCCCGGAGATATATTCTATCTTCACTCAAGACTTCTTGAGAGAGCGGCTAAACTGAGTGATGAACTGGGAGCGGGTTCGATTACGGCTCTTCCGATAGTAGAAACTCAGGCAGGAGACGTATCTGCATATATACCTACAAATATTATATCAATAACAGACGGACAAATTTTCCTTGAATCAGACTTATTTAATGCTGGTTTCAGACCTGCGATAAATGCAGGGATATCAGTATCAAGGGTTGGAGGTTCCGCACAGATAAAAGCTATGAAACAGGTAGCGTCACAGGTAAAACTGGAGCTTGCACAATATACTGAATTACTGGCTTTTGCACAGTTCGGATCTGATCTGGATAAAGCAACAAGAGACCAGCTAAACAGAGGGGCAAAAATCATGGAGGTTCTTAAGCAGCCTCAGTATGATCCATACCCTGTAGAAGAACAGGTAGTTTCATTCTTTGCGGTTACAGGAGGATACCTTGATGCAGTAGAAAAAGAGAATGTTACGACTTTTGAAAAAGAATTATTAAAGAGTATGAGAAATAATACAGACATATTAGTAAGAATTAAAGAAAAGAAAGCTCTTGATGACGGGCTGAAAAAGGAACTGGCAGATTTCATCAAAAATTTTAAAGATAACTTTGAACAGTAA
- the atpG gene encoding ATP synthase F1 subunit gamma has translation MSANMKEIKGRIESIKSTSQITNAMNVVSSTKFKKFQTLTLSTRKYSEAIEETLGNVAGSLKSVHHVLFDGKREVKRIGVIMMTSDRGLCGSFNSNTFKELEKLVASYGEKGVKVSVIAVGRKSRDYCKRRGINVDAEYIQLIPETMFEKAKGISENIAEFYLSDIYDEVHIIYSKFISAIQYELKVERLLPLERREAKTNKEYIFEPSIEDVLRSLLPKSLNIKIYQSLLENTASEHSARMTAMQSASDNAKDILDELTLDYNRVRQSIITQELTEIIGGSNALK, from the coding sequence ATGTCAGCAAATATGAAAGAAATAAAAGGTAGAATAGAGAGCATAAAGAGTACCAGCCAGATTACAAATGCAATGAATGTAGTATCTTCTACAAAGTTTAAGAAATTTCAGACTTTGACACTAAGCACAAGAAAATATTCAGAAGCAATAGAAGAAACTCTGGGAAATGTGGCTGGCAGCCTGAAGTCTGTACATCATGTCCTTTTTGACGGAAAAAGAGAAGTAAAAAGAATAGGTGTAATAATGATGACTTCAGACAGAGGACTCTGCGGAAGTTTTAACAGCAATACCTTTAAAGAACTGGAAAAGTTAGTGGCAAGCTACGGGGAAAAAGGGGTAAAAGTTTCCGTGATAGCTGTGGGGAGAAAGTCAAGAGACTATTGTAAAAGAAGAGGAATAAATGTAGATGCAGAGTATATACAGCTGATTCCCGAGACTATGTTTGAAAAAGCAAAAGGAATAAGTGAAAATATAGCGGAATTCTATTTGAGCGATATATATGACGAAGTACATATTATTTATTCCAAATTCATCTCTGCCATACAGTACGAATTAAAGGTGGAAAGACTGCTTCCTTTAGAAAGAAGAGAAGCAAAGACTAATAAGGAATACATATTTGAACCTTCAATAGAAGATGTTTTAAGAAGTTTACTTCCTAAAAGCTTAAATATAAAAATATACCAGTCATTACTGGAAAATACAGCAAGTGAACATTCAGCGAGAATGACGGCAATGCAGAGTGCAAGTGATAATGCCAAGGATATACTGGACGAATTGACATTAGATTATAACAGAGTGAGACAGTCGATTATTACACAGGAGCTTACTGAAATAATTGGCGGATCAAATGCCTTAAAATAG
- the atpD gene encoding F0F1 ATP synthase subunit beta translates to MENKGTLLQIIGPVIDARFEEKLPAIYNALIIKFEDGRQLVAEVQQHLGNNVVRAVAMDGTDGLKRGLEVIDTGNPIKVPVGRETLGRIFNVLGEVVDKGPAVKTEEYHSIHREAPSFEEQGTGTEILETGIKVVDLLAPYLKGGKIGLFGGAGVGKTVLIQELINNIAKGHGGLSVFAGVGERTREGRDLYNEMKESGVIDKTALIYGQMNEPPGARLRVGLTALTMAEYFRDREGQDVLLFIDNIFRFTQAGSEVSALLGRMPSAVGYQPNLATEMGTLQERITSTKKGSITSVQAVYVPADDFTDPAPATTFSHLDATTVLSRSISSLGIYPAVDPLESTSRILEPEIVGVEHYNTAREVQRLLQRYKELQDIIAILGMDELSDEDKLTVNRARKIQRFFSQPFHVAEQFTGLEGKYVPLKETIRGFKEILEGKHDSLPEQAFLFVGSIEEAEAKAREVAGE, encoded by the coding sequence GTGGAAAATAAAGGAACTTTATTACAGATAATAGGACCGGTAATTGATGCAAGATTTGAGGAGAAACTTCCTGCAATATACAATGCGTTAATTATAAAATTTGAAGACGGAAGACAGCTGGTTGCAGAAGTTCAGCAGCATTTGGGAAACAATGTTGTAAGAGCAGTTGCCATGGACGGAACAGACGGATTAAAAAGAGGACTGGAAGTAATAGATACAGGGAATCCTATAAAAGTACCGGTAGGAAGAGAAACACTGGGAAGAATATTTAATGTTCTTGGTGAAGTAGTGGATAAAGGACCGGCGGTAAAAACTGAGGAATACCATTCTATTCACAGAGAAGCTCCAAGTTTCGAAGAACAGGGAACAGGAACAGAAATTTTGGAAACAGGAATAAAAGTAGTAGATCTGCTTGCTCCTTATCTAAAGGGTGGAAAAATAGGTCTATTCGGAGGAGCCGGAGTAGGTAAAACAGTATTAATTCAGGAACTGATTAATAATATAGCAAAGGGTCACGGAGGACTTTCGGTATTTGCCGGGGTCGGGGAAAGAACCAGAGAAGGAAGAGACCTTTATAATGAAATGAAGGAAAGCGGTGTTATAGATAAAACAGCTTTGATATACGGACAAATGAACGAACCGCCGGGTGCAAGACTGAGAGTAGGTCTTACAGCACTTACAATGGCAGAATATTTCAGAGACCGTGAAGGTCAGGACGTATTATTGTTTATAGATAATATATTCAGATTTACACAGGCAGGATCAGAAGTTTCGGCGTTATTGGGAAGAATGCCTTCTGCGGTTGGATATCAGCCGAACCTTGCAACTGAAATGGGTACACTTCAGGAGAGAATAACTTCTACTAAAAAAGGATCAATAACATCAGTTCAGGCGGTATACGTACCGGCGGATGACTTTACAGATCCGGCACCGGCTACTACATTCTCGCATTTGGATGCTACTACAGTATTATCAAGAAGTATTTCATCACTTGGAATCTATCCTGCGGTAGATCCTCTTGAGTCGACTTCAAGAATTCTTGAGCCGGAAATAGTAGGAGTAGAGCACTATAATACTGCAAGGGAAGTACAGAGATTACTTCAAAGATATAAAGAATTACAAGATATAATTGCTATCTTAGGGATGGATGAATTATCTGATGAAGATAAATTAACAGTAAACAGAGCAAGAAAAATACAGAGATTTTTCTCGCAGCCGTTCCATGTAGCAGAACAATTTACAGGTCTGGAAGGAAAATACGTACCTTTGAAGGAAACAATCAGAGGATTTAAGGAAATACTGGAAGGAAAACATGATAGTTTACCGGAACAGGCATTTTTATTCGTAGGAAGTATTGAGGAAGCAGAGGCTAAGGCAAGAGAAGTGGCAGGTGAGTAA
- the atpC gene encoding ATP synthase F1 subunit epsilon, whose protein sequence is MAKSFNIEAITPSGVTFSTTAEFLKLRTVNGDIGIMADHMPLVTELSYGEMIVKQEKGEEVRYYIDGGFMEVNKERVLILGDEIIESSQIDIERAQREKEVEESKLSKLKEEEDIARANKKIQENLMKIKIGSR, encoded by the coding sequence ATGGCAAAGTCTTTTAATATAGAAGCTATAACACCATCGGGAGTGACTTTTTCTACGACTGCCGAATTTTTAAAACTAAGAACTGTAAACGGAGATATAGGAATAATGGCTGATCATATGCCTTTGGTTACTGAACTGAGCTATGGTGAAATGATAGTAAAGCAGGAAAAAGGCGAGGAAGTTCGTTACTATATTGACGGCGGCTTTATGGAAGTCAATAAAGAGAGGGTTCTTATCCTTGGTGATGAAATAATAGAATCAAGTCAGATTGATATAGAAAGAGCACAAAGGGAAAAGGAAGTCGAAGAATCGAAATTATCTAAGCTGAAAGAGGAAGAAGATATAGCCAGAGCTAATAAGAAGATTCAGGAAAACCTTATGAAAATAAAAATAGGAAGCAGATAA